One Alteromonas sp. KC3 DNA segment encodes these proteins:
- a CDS encoding carboxypeptidase-like regulatory domain-containing protein: MFRLVVLLLLALTNSALAANCKLDEPFKHVTLDEDNFYIAVLRLNGRPVWDGLDVYNVDDHLLVPVSLLVDAMGLNWNIDIPTNNIASQGAESHCDFDIQFSSTSTNSRDFLYWSKDDFDLYIDVNALPALLPVSYEFDDSLLVLSLTSNDIEFIDTTEPRLIVPTFYKKDTESIDRVIDDTYHFYTSPLFSYRVVAQDRNAQSERLSVNINAGFDLLKHETNFRMSRVRDTSQHFLRLTRTLEDTATLLSERGLTYELGDIQLIGDNVVTSPSQSLGFLIHNGDDKGRRNFSKTTIEEFVLPGWRVQLFRNGQFIDEKFSDDQNKVLFEDIDTFYGNNFFELKLYGPEGQQETRNQTVSVGQEQTQKGDIDFSFGVNDNNYRLLDGKVSESGLGKSVLAKVGVGLTDDTSISGTYQRLWLNDTPLDYYTSAIDTQFKGSALHVSLTQQEQGGYATFVGWNGRINQDVVFNFSNRHLSDFVSQRYGENSLIENETTARINGQTELFGRLGWNVNLSYRTFKRTDDNASLGLNINNNLLGGTLSGGVVLGKNTAEPVTGRLYYSKQIEGWQVASAWDFVPSDGFNTDTFYVALRWPYLLSQHRETRLQYRASGTNNFELQHQHNWTFDFVNVGLGGTLGEDGDWSINLTFTGNINYNPYSRAFNFDRAATTAAGRIDAFAFLDANRNNQFDSNEQPLEGVNFKGNSQWRNDYTNEEGKARIITSHNFQTLSIDSASLPDLYMIAADNNVEVLTHSGGVNQVNLPVHTISDVEGTLFLVSEQQSRGAPRVQLNIVDETGNNVATTYTESDGYFYVTQLPPGEYELEIDEGYLQRNALSVSSNSLSFIAPTEGDSIYLDDIKLIKSIESSQGLQLDDDSQFTESSIIDADVKYEIQIGIFRHARSISEVVRHLPTTPSSMQYYRNHRLAMTYVTVGGFTSITDASLFLEAIQSHVAFSNAFISPVTRYEGEDWTRETAVYEFDEKIEASQRALAKSLPKQICQLSAYYSKASVNPQILILHPELLLVPNSPADATFYRLLAPVNENGKCVDDYLDHQYRDAPFMIRATNVLH; the protein is encoded by the coding sequence GCCGTTTTACGTTTAAACGGGCGCCCGGTGTGGGACGGTTTAGATGTTTACAACGTCGATGATCATTTGCTTGTGCCTGTTTCACTTCTTGTTGATGCAATGGGCCTGAATTGGAACATAGACATTCCTACGAATAATATTGCTTCGCAAGGCGCTGAAAGCCACTGCGATTTTGATATTCAATTTTCATCTACCAGTACAAACTCTCGCGACTTCCTTTATTGGAGTAAAGACGATTTTGACCTTTACATTGATGTAAATGCGCTGCCAGCTTTGCTGCCCGTAAGTTATGAGTTCGATGATTCACTTTTGGTATTAAGTCTTACCAGCAATGATATAGAATTTATAGATACCACAGAGCCTCGGTTGATTGTCCCAACGTTTTATAAAAAAGATACCGAGAGTATCGACCGCGTTATTGACGATACGTACCACTTTTATACCTCCCCATTGTTTAGTTATCGCGTTGTAGCGCAAGACAGGAACGCGCAATCAGAACGATTAAGTGTCAATATCAATGCTGGTTTCGATTTACTTAAGCACGAAACCAACTTTCGAATGAGTAGAGTAAGGGATACTAGCCAACACTTCTTACGACTGACAAGAACGTTAGAGGATACCGCGACGTTACTTAGCGAACGAGGCTTAACCTACGAATTAGGTGATATTCAATTAATCGGAGACAATGTTGTCACCTCCCCCAGTCAATCGCTGGGTTTCCTCATTCACAACGGCGATGACAAGGGACGACGGAACTTTTCCAAAACCACTATTGAAGAGTTTGTACTTCCGGGTTGGCGTGTGCAGCTGTTTAGAAATGGGCAGTTTATCGATGAAAAATTCAGTGACGATCAAAACAAAGTACTGTTTGAAGATATTGACACGTTTTACGGAAACAACTTCTTCGAACTTAAACTTTACGGTCCTGAAGGACAACAGGAAACCCGAAATCAAACCGTTAGCGTTGGGCAAGAGCAAACACAAAAAGGTGACATCGATTTTAGTTTTGGGGTGAATGACAATAATTATCGCTTGTTAGATGGCAAAGTTTCTGAAAGTGGTTTAGGGAAATCAGTATTAGCGAAGGTAGGCGTGGGCTTAACTGATGATACAAGTATATCTGGCACTTACCAACGCTTATGGCTTAACGATACACCACTCGATTATTACACCAGCGCAATAGATACGCAATTTAAAGGTTCTGCGTTGCATGTATCCCTTACACAGCAAGAGCAAGGTGGTTATGCGACGTTTGTTGGATGGAATGGAAGGATTAATCAGGATGTTGTATTTAACTTTTCAAATCGACATCTTAGTGACTTTGTTAGTCAACGCTATGGTGAAAACTCGCTAATTGAAAACGAAACCACCGCTCGAATTAATGGGCAAACTGAATTATTTGGGCGGCTAGGCTGGAACGTCAACCTGTCGTATCGTACGTTTAAGCGAACAGATGACAATGCTAGTCTCGGGCTGAACATAAATAATAATTTATTAGGCGGTACGCTTTCTGGTGGTGTAGTGCTAGGCAAGAATACTGCGGAACCTGTAACTGGCCGATTGTATTACTCTAAGCAAATTGAAGGCTGGCAAGTTGCCAGTGCTTGGGACTTTGTTCCGTCAGATGGCTTTAATACCGACACTTTTTATGTTGCATTGCGCTGGCCTTATTTACTATCTCAACATCGAGAAACACGCTTACAGTACAGAGCAAGCGGTACAAACAACTTTGAATTGCAACATCAGCACAACTGGACCTTCGACTTTGTTAACGTGGGATTGGGTGGAACGCTTGGTGAAGATGGCGACTGGTCAATAAATCTCACATTTACAGGCAATATCAATTATAACCCGTACAGTCGCGCATTTAATTTTGACAGAGCGGCGACCACAGCAGCTGGCAGAATAGATGCTTTTGCATTCCTTGATGCAAACAGAAACAATCAATTTGACAGCAATGAGCAACCTCTAGAGGGTGTGAACTTCAAAGGTAATTCGCAATGGCGCAATGATTACACCAATGAAGAAGGTAAAGCGCGCATTATTACCAGTCACAACTTCCAAACGTTATCGATTGATAGCGCCTCACTGCCCGATCTCTATATGATAGCCGCAGACAATAATGTTGAAGTACTGACGCACAGCGGTGGTGTAAACCAAGTGAATTTACCGGTACACACCATAAGCGATGTAGAAGGCACACTTTTCCTTGTTAGCGAACAACAAAGTCGCGGCGCACCGAGGGTTCAGCTAAATATTGTTGATGAAACTGGCAATAATGTGGCCACAACTTATACCGAGAGTGACGGTTATTTTTACGTTACGCAACTTCCACCTGGTGAGTATGAACTTGAAATAGACGAAGGCTACCTACAGCGAAATGCGCTAAGCGTGAGTAGTAATTCATTGTCATTTATTGCACCTACTGAAGGTGATTCCATCTACTTAGACGACATCAAACTTATCAAGTCAATCGAATCGTCACAAGGTCTCCAATTAGACGATGATAGTCAATTTACCGAAAGTTCGATTATTGATGCCGATGTTAAATACGAAATACAAATTGGTATTTTTAGACATGCTCGTTCGATAAGTGAAGTCGTTAGACACCTCCCTACTACACCGAGCTCAATGCAGTATTATCGCAATCATAGATTAGCCATGACCTATGTAACGGTTGGCGGGTTTACAAGTATTACTGATGCATCGCTATTTTTAGAGGCAATTCAAAGTCACGTTGCGTTTAGTAACGCATTTATTAGTCCTGTTACGCGCTATGAAGGTGAAGATTGGACAAGAGAAACGGCTGTTTATGAATTTGATGAGAAAATTGAAGCGTCGCAACGTGCACTTGCAAAGAGCCTACCCAAACAAATATGTCAGTTGTCTGCATACTACTCCAAGGCATCGGTAAACCCACAAATACTTATATTACACCCAGAATTATTGCTTGTACCAAACTCACCTGCAGACGCAACATTTTATCGATTGTTAGCACCGGTTAACGAAAATGGTAAGTGTGTTGATGACTACCTTGATCATCAATATCGAGACGCACCTTTCATGATCCGCGCTACGAACGTTCTTCACTAG